In a genomic window of Streptococcus oralis:
- the hisS gene encoding histidine--tRNA ligase, giving the protein MKLQKPKGTQDILPAESAKWQYVEGFAREIFKRYNYAEVRTPIFEHYEVISRSVGDTTDIVTKEMYDFYDKGDRHITLRPEGTAPVVRSYVENKLFAPEVQKPSKFYYMGPMFRYERPQAGRLRQFHQIGVECFGSSNPATDVETIAMAAHFLKEIGIQGVKLHLNTLGNPESRAAYRQALIDYLTPLKETLSKDSQRRLEENPLRVLDSKEKEDKVAVENAPSILDFLDAESQAHFDAVRQMLENLGVDYIIDTNMVRGLDYYNHTIFEFITEIEGNDLTVCAGGRYDGLVAYFGGPETAGFGFGLGVERLLLILEKQGVSLPIENALDVYIAVLGQGANVKALELVQALRQQGFKAERDYLNRKLKAQFKSADVFAAKTLITLGESEVESGQVTVKNNQTREEVQVSLDAINQNFSEIFEKLGF; this is encoded by the coding sequence ATGAAATTACAAAAACCAAAAGGAACGCAGGATATCTTGCCTGCTGAATCTGCCAAATGGCAGTACGTTGAGGGCTTTGCCCGTGAAATTTTCAAGCGCTATAACTATGCAGAAGTGCGCACGCCTATTTTTGAGCATTACGAGGTTATCAGTCGCTCTGTCGGAGATACAACGGATATCGTAACCAAGGAAATGTACGATTTCTACGACAAGGGTGACCGCCATATTACCCTCCGTCCAGAAGGAACTGCGCCCGTTGTCCGCTCTTATGTGGAAAATAAACTCTTCGCACCAGAAGTGCAAAAGCCAAGTAAGTTCTATTACATGGGCCCTATGTTCCGTTATGAGCGTCCACAGGCAGGGCGTTTACGCCAATTCCACCAGATTGGTGTTGAGTGTTTTGGCTCTAGCAATCCAGCTACCGATGTGGAAACCATCGCTATGGCAGCTCATTTCTTGAAAGAAATCGGTATCCAAGGTGTCAAATTGCATCTTAACACTCTTGGAAATCCTGAGAGTCGTGCGGCTTACCGTCAGGCCTTGATCGATTATTTGACACCGCTCAAGGAGACCTTGTCTAAGGATAGCCAACGTCGCTTGGAGGAGAATCCTCTCCGTGTCTTGGACTCTAAGGAAAAAGAAGACAAGGTGGCAGTGGAGAATGCACCTTCTATCTTGGACTTCCTTGATGCAGAAAGCCAAGCTCATTTTGATGCTGTGCGTCAGATGTTGGAAAATCTGGGTGTAGACTATATCATCGATACCAATATGGTACGTGGTTTGGACTACTACAATCACACCATTTTCGAGTTTATCACTGAGATTGAGGGCAATGACTTGACAGTCTGTGCGGGTGGTCGCTACGATGGTTTGGTTGCCTACTTTGGTGGTCCTGAGACTGCTGGATTTGGATTTGGTCTTGGTGTAGAACGTCTGCTTCTCATTCTTGAAAAGCAAGGAGTGTCTCTCCCTATCGAGAATGCCCTAGATGTCTATATCGCAGTCTTGGGTCAAGGGGCAAATGTCAAGGCTCTGGAGTTGGTACAGGCTCTTCGCCAACAAGGTTTCAAAGCAGAGCGTGATTACCTCAACCGTAAACTCAAAGCTCAGTTCAAGTCAGCCGATGTCTTTGCGGCTAAGACTCTCATCACGCTAGGAGAGAGCGAAGTCGAAAGCGGACAAGTGACAGTTAAGAACAACCAAACTCGAGAAGAAGTTCAAGTGTCACTTGATGCTATCAATCAAAATTTTTCAGAAATCTTTGAAAAACTAGGATTTTAA
- a CDS encoding helix-turn-helix transcriptional regulator has product MLKNRLKELRARDGLNQTELAKLAGVSRQTISLLERDEYTPSIVIALKIAQIFHEPVESVFRLEEDE; this is encoded by the coding sequence ATGCTAAAAAATCGTCTAAAAGAGCTTCGGGCTCGCGATGGCCTGAATCAAACAGAGCTGGCCAAACTAGCTGGCGTGTCCAGGCAAACCATCAGCTTGCTTGAGCGGGATGAGTACACGCCATCCATCGTCATTGCCCTGAAGATTGCTCAGATATTCCATGAGCCGGTCGAGTCGGTCTTTCGTTTAGAGGAGGATGAGTGA
- a CDS encoding PspC domain-containing protein, with protein sequence MKEFLAGFQVDTENKALAGVCAGLGNYFNIQANIVRLMTVLLFLSSTEIGIITVTLYAYLAGWLGNEPLGDGAKKARNQAILLVVVCLLLVTLGAEGLTAIFESGKDFGQWLSGLF encoded by the coding sequence ATGAAAGAATTTTTAGCAGGTTTTCAAGTCGATACTGAGAACAAAGCACTTGCAGGTGTTTGTGCAGGTTTAGGAAACTATTTTAACATTCAAGCCAACATTGTTCGTTTGATGACAGTCTTGTTGTTTCTCTCTTCGACGGAGATTGGGATTATAACCGTGACTCTCTATGCTTATCTAGCAGGTTGGCTTGGGAATGAACCCTTGGGAGATGGAGCAAAAAAAGCAAGAAACCAAGCTATTCTCTTAGTAGTTGTGTGTTTGCTTTTGGTAACGCTTGGAGCAGAAGGTTTGACAGCTATTTTTGAATCAGGGAAAGACTTTGGTCAATGGTTGTCTGGCTTGTTTTAG
- a CDS encoding DUF3169 family protein: MEKNHIIFALKLFIIGALLGILAGALGVKPLGISQEQVIPVLFSIFFGLGLITAILTFYFTRKSHQAYQNYQREEEDEGNEQDYLAMYRFLDYGTVAWNVSQISMLFCMLLDLGRFGISATSLLLIVVSILSGVYCLKITSKIRNYKLSVMATPKEVLDYLDTYDEGEKQAEMEEAYLILFKVNQLLIPGIYIVLVILSMVLGQVQLVALLVAVVIHLYTNVAQLRKTKRYFK; this comes from the coding sequence ATGGAAAAGAATCACATAATTTTTGCACTGAAACTTTTTATTATAGGAGCTTTATTAGGAATACTTGCCGGAGCTCTTGGAGTTAAACCTTTAGGTATTAGCCAAGAGCAAGTAATCCCTGTCTTGTTCTCAATCTTTTTTGGTCTAGGGCTGATTACGGCAATCCTAACATTTTATTTCACTAGAAAAAGTCATCAGGCTTATCAGAATTATCAACGAGAAGAAGAGGATGAAGGAAATGAGCAAGACTATCTTGCTATGTATCGTTTCTTGGATTATGGTACGGTAGCTTGGAATGTTTCTCAAATTAGTATGCTATTCTGTATGCTTTTAGACTTAGGAAGATTTGGCATATCAGCAACATCCTTACTTTTGATAGTTGTAAGTATTTTGTCGGGTGTTTACTGCCTCAAAATCACTAGCAAGATTCGTAACTATAAACTTTCTGTTATGGCCACACCCAAGGAAGTTTTGGACTACCTTGACACTTATGATGAGGGAGAAAAACAGGCCGAGATGGAAGAAGCTTACTTGATCTTGTTCAAGGTCAATCAACTCCTCATTCCTGGTATCTATATTGTCTTAGTAATTCTATCTATGGTATTAGGACAAGTACAGTTGGTTGCTCTGCTGGTAGCAGTTGTCATCCATTTGTACACGAATGTTGCACAGTTGCGTAAAACAAAACGTTATTTCAAATAG
- a CDS encoding CPBP family intramembrane glutamic endopeptidase: protein MNLLKNLGWFLLAVLSFFFGYGLVQSMALSALDLGASIFGVLPLYVALSGAYVYGVYRWYQTEKVSIQTTVFNSYIWLPTLVLLVAIIAQFFLPEDPSVNQQIVSQLTVAQPVFGFFMVVVFAPLTEELIFRGMLARYLFPKQNNGKQTALFLLVSSVLFALIHFPGTLQQFLVYASLGLSLGLAYVSRKGLLYSISLHALNNLIGFLMILML from the coding sequence ATGAACTTACTTAAAAATCTTGGCTGGTTTTTGCTAGCTGTTCTATCCTTTTTCTTTGGCTATGGTCTGGTTCAGAGTATGGCTTTATCAGCGCTTGACCTAGGGGCTTCAATCTTTGGAGTCTTGCCACTTTATGTCGCCCTGTCAGGGGCCTATGTTTATGGAGTTTACAGATGGTATCAGACAGAAAAGGTTAGCATCCAGACGACGGTTTTTAATAGTTATATTTGGTTGCCAACTCTGGTTTTGCTAGTGGCGATTATAGCCCAGTTCTTTTTGCCAGAAGATCCGTCAGTCAATCAACAAATCGTATCTCAACTGACAGTCGCACAGCCTGTATTTGGTTTCTTTATGGTGGTAGTCTTTGCTCCTCTGACGGAAGAACTCATCTTTAGAGGGATGTTAGCGCGCTATCTCTTTCCTAAGCAGAACAACGGCAAACAGACAGCTCTGTTTCTCCTCGTATCGAGTGTGCTTTTTGCCTTGATTCATTTTCCAGGGACTTTACAACAGTTTTTAGTTTATGCTAGTCTGGGATTGAGTTTGGGTCTGGCTTATGTGAGTCGAAAAGGTCTTCTTTACAGCATTTCTCTCCACGCTTTGAATAATTTAATCGGCTTTTTGATGATACTCATGCTATAA
- the aspS gene encoding aspartate--tRNA ligase encodes MKRSMYAGRVREEHIGQEITLKGWVGRRRDLGGLIFIDLRDREGIMQLVINPEKVSAEVMATAESLRSEFVIEVTGQVAAREQANDKLPTGAVELNVTALTVLNTAKTTPFEIKDGIEANDDTRLRYRYLDLRRPEMLENLKLRAKVTHSIRNYLDELEFIDVETPFLSKSTPEGARDYLVPSRVNKGHFYALPQSPQITKQLLMNAGFDRYYQIVKCFRDEDLRGDRQPEFTQVDLETSFLTEQEIQDITEGLIARVMKETKGIEVTLPFPRMKYDDAMALYGSDKPDTRFEMLLQDLTEVVKGVDFKVFSEAPAVKAIVVKGAADNYSRKDIDKMTEVAKQYGAKGLAWVKVVEGELNGPVAKFLTGIQAELTAALGLEDKDLVLFVADTLEVANATLGALRGRIAKELGLIDNDKFNFLWVVDWPMFEWSEEEGRYMSAHHPFTLPQEETAHELEGDLAKVRAIAYDIVLNGYELGGGSLRINQKDLQERMFKALGFSTEEANDQFGFLLEAMDYGFPPHGGLAIGLDRFVMLLAGEENIREVIAFPKNNKATDPMTQAPSTVALKQLEELSLQVEEDETSKTN; translated from the coding sequence ATGAAACGTAGTATGTATGCTGGTCGTGTTCGTGAGGAGCACATCGGACAAGAAATTACTTTGAAAGGATGGGTTGGCCGTCGTCGTGACTTGGGTGGTTTAATCTTTATCGACCTTCGTGACCGTGAAGGAATCATGCAGTTGGTTATCAACCCTGAAAAAGTATCTGCAGAGGTCATGGCAACAGCTGAAAGTCTTCGCAGTGAGTTTGTCATCGAGGTGACTGGACAAGTCGCTGCGCGTGAGCAAGCTAATGATAAATTGCCGACTGGTGCAGTTGAGTTGAACGTGACAGCTTTGACGGTGCTTAATACAGCCAAAACAACACCTTTTGAGATTAAAGATGGGATTGAGGCCAATGACGATACACGTTTGCGTTACCGTTACCTTGACCTTCGTCGTCCAGAAATGCTAGAAAACCTTAAGCTTCGTGCCAAGGTGACCCACTCTATCCGTAACTACTTGGATGAGTTGGAGTTTATCGATGTGGAAACGCCATTCCTTTCGAAGTCAACGCCAGAAGGGGCGCGTGACTATTTGGTGCCATCTCGTGTCAATAAAGGGCATTTCTACGCTCTTCCTCAAAGTCCACAAATCACTAAGCAACTCTTGATGAATGCTGGGTTTGACCGTTACTACCAAATCGTTAAATGTTTCCGTGATGAGGACTTGCGTGGTGACCGTCAGCCTGAGTTTACTCAGGTCGACTTGGAAACGTCTTTCCTTACGGAGCAAGAGATCCAAGATATCACAGAAGGCTTGATTGCGCGCGTGATGAAAGAAACAAAAGGCATCGAAGTAACTCTTCCATTTCCTCGTATGAAGTATGATGACGCGATGGCTCTTTACGGTTCTGACAAACCTGATACTCGTTTTGAGATGTTGCTTCAGGACTTGACAGAGGTTGTCAAGGGAGTAGACTTCAAAGTCTTTTCAGAAGCTCCGGCAGTAAAAGCAATCGTCGTTAAAGGGGCTGCAGACAACTATTCACGTAAAGACATTGACAAGATGACAGAAGTAGCCAAGCAGTATGGTGCCAAAGGTCTTGCTTGGGTCAAGGTAGTTGAGGGAGAATTAAACGGACCAGTTGCCAAATTCTTGACTGGTATCCAAGCAGAATTGACAGCAGCGCTTGGTCTTGAAGATAAGGATTTGGTTCTCTTTGTGGCGGATACGCTTGAAGTGGCCAATGCAACACTAGGCGCCCTTCGTGGCCGTATCGCCAAAGAGCTGGGCTTGATTGATAACGATAAATTTAACTTCCTTTGGGTGGTTGATTGGCCAATGTTTGAATGGTCTGAAGAAGAAGGCCGCTACATGAGCGCCCACCATCCGTTTACTCTTCCACAGGAAGAAACAGCTCACGAATTAGAAGGTGATTTGGCTAAAGTTCGTGCCATTGCTTACGATATTGTCTTGAACGGTTATGAGCTTGGTGGTGGTAGTCTTCGTATCAACCAAAAAGACCTTCAAGAACGCATGTTCAAAGCACTTGGTTTTTCAACTGAAGAAGCAAATGACCAGTTTGGCTTCCTTCTTGAAGCCATGGACTATGGTTTCCCACCCCACGGTGGCTTGGCTATCGGTCTTGACCGTTTTGTGATGCTCTTAGCAGGAGAAGAAAATATTCGTGAAGTCATTGCCTTTCCTAAGAACAATAAGGCAACAGACCCAATGACTCAAGCTCCATCAACAGTCGCTCTCAAACAACTAGAGGAACTCAGCTTACAAGTAGAAGAAGATGAAACAAGCAAAACGAATTAA
- a CDS encoding YitT family protein has translation MKQAKRIKRWRYYLRRFAYQIKILRVLQSISREKYDEKVSASLVYGFLSAVAVNFFFQPGHVYSSGATGLAQIISALSNHWFGFYIPISLTFYAINFPLMILAWYQIGHKFTIFTFITVSMSSLFIQLVPVVTLTEDPIINALFGGVVMGLGIGFALRNNISSGGTDIVSLTIRKKTGKNVGSISFLVNGTIMLIAGLTFGWKYALYSMITIFVSSRVTDAVFTKQKRMQAMIVTNNPDKVIAKIHKKLHRGATMIHDAEGTYNHERKAVLITVITRAEFNDFKHIMKQVDPTAFVSVSENVHILGRFVETDN, from the coding sequence ATGAAACAAGCAAAACGAATTAAGCGGTGGCGCTATTATCTGCGCCGCTTTGCTTATCAGATAAAAATCTTACGAGTTTTACAAAGTATCTCTCGGGAAAAATATGATGAGAAAGTATCGGCTTCTCTGGTTTATGGCTTTCTGTCAGCAGTAGCAGTCAATTTCTTTTTTCAACCAGGGCACGTTTACTCCAGTGGTGCGACGGGTTTGGCACAGATTATCTCTGCTTTGAGTAATCACTGGTTTGGTTTTTATATTCCGATATCGCTGACCTTTTATGCCATCAATTTTCCGTTGATGATTTTGGCTTGGTATCAGATTGGGCATAAGTTTACAATCTTTACCTTTATCACAGTATCCATGAGTTCCCTCTTTATCCAGCTTGTGCCAGTTGTGACCTTGACAGAGGATCCCATCATCAATGCTCTTTTTGGGGGTGTTGTCATGGGCTTGGGGATTGGTTTTGCACTCCGTAACAATATTTCTAGCGGAGGTACAGATATCGTCAGTCTCACCATTCGAAAGAAAACGGGTAAGAATGTCGGCAGTATTTCTTTCTTGGTAAATGGAACCATCATGCTGATAGCAGGTCTGACCTTTGGTTGGAAATACGCCCTCTACTCTATGATCACCATTTTTGTATCGAGCCGTGTGACAGATGCGGTCTTTACAAAGCAAAAACGCATGCAGGCCATGATTGTGACCAATAATCCTGACAAGGTAATCGCAAAAATCCATAAAAAATTGCACCGCGGAGCAACCATGATCCACGATGCAGAAGGAACCTATAATCATGAGAGAAAAGCAGTCTTGATTACGGTTATCACGCGAGCAGAGTTTAATGATTTTAAACACATCATGAAACAGGTCGATCCGACAGCCTTTGTCTCTGTATCCGAAAATGTCCACATCCTAGGACGATTCGTAGAAACAGACAATTAA
- a CDS encoding LacI family DNA-binding transcriptional regulator yields the protein MPVTIKDVAKAAGVSPSTVTRVIQNKSTISDETKKRVRKAMKELNYHPNLNARSLVSSYTQVIGLVLPDDSDAFYQNPFFPSVLRGIAQVASENHYAIQIATGKDAKERLKAISQMVYGKRVDGLIFLYAQEEDPLVKLVADEQFPFLILGKSLSPFIPLVDNDNVQAGFDATEYFIKKGCKRIAFIGGTKKLFVTQDRLMGYELALKQYQLPIDPNLTYFATEFLEDNGYRFSKLLFEHDPNIDAIITIDSLLAAGVCDYIAKHQLDVPVLSFDSVNPKLNLAAYVDINSLELGRVSFETILQIINDAKNNKQICYRQLIGHKIIEK from the coding sequence ATGCCCGTTACGATTAAAGACGTGGCCAAGGCAGCAGGTGTCTCACCTTCAACTGTTACCCGCGTTATTCAAAACAAATCAACGATTAGTGATGAAACCAAAAAACGAGTTCGCAAGGCGATGAAGGAGCTCAACTACCACCCCAATCTCAATGCTCGTAGCTTGGTAAGTAGCTATACTCAAGTTATCGGCCTGGTGCTTCCTGATGACTCGGATGCCTTTTACCAAAATCCTTTCTTCCCATCTGTTCTACGAGGGATCGCCCAAGTGGCATCTGAGAACCACTATGCTATTCAGATTGCAACGGGGAAAGATGCAAAAGAGCGGCTCAAAGCTATTTCCCAGATGGTCTATGGTAAGCGTGTAGATGGTTTGATTTTCCTCTATGCCCAAGAAGAAGATCCTTTGGTTAAGCTAGTAGCAGATGAGCAATTTCCTTTCCTTATCTTAGGTAAATCTCTATCTCCCTTCATTCCGCTCGTCGATAATGACAATGTCCAGGCAGGTTTTGATGCAACAGAATATTTCATCAAAAAAGGATGCAAGCGAATTGCCTTCATCGGAGGAACCAAAAAACTTTTCGTAACACAAGATCGTCTAATGGGTTATGAGTTAGCTCTTAAACAATACCAACTTCCTATTGATCCAAATCTGACCTACTTTGCGACCGAATTTCTTGAAGATAATGGTTATCGCTTTAGTAAACTTCTCTTCGAGCATGATCCAAATATTGATGCTATTATTACTATTGATAGCCTTCTTGCTGCAGGGGTCTGTGATTACATCGCAAAACACCAACTGGATGTCCCTGTCCTCAGCTTTGACTCGGTCAACCCTAAACTGAACTTGGCAGCCTATGTGGATATCAATAGCTTAGAACTCGGGCGCGTTTCCTTTGAAACCATTCTCCAGATTATTAACGATGCCAAAAACAATAAACAGATTTGTTACCGCCAGTTGATTGGACACAAAATTATCGAAAAATAA
- a CDS encoding DUF1189 domain-containing protein, with the protein MLPYPFSYFSSIWGFRKPLSKRFGLNWFQLLFTSIFLISLSMVPIAIQNSSQETYPLDTFIDNVYTPLTDEAIMDLSENAQIIDGKLSYAGTKNQQPSLLIGPSQNKELPKDLQLHFDTEELVISKESKELTRIRYHAIQTESFQSKEDLTQAISKDWYQQNRVYISLFLVLGASFLFGLNFFIVSLGASFLLYITKKSRLFSFRTFKECYHFILNCLGLPTLITLILGLFGQNMATLITVQNILFVLYLVTIFYKTHFRDPDYHK; encoded by the coding sequence ATGCTTCCATATCCATTTTCATATTTTTCAAGTATTTGGGGATTTCGTAAGCCCCTGTCAAAACGTTTTGGACTCAACTGGTTTCAACTCCTCTTTACTAGCATTTTCCTCATCAGCTTGTCTATGGTTCCAATTGCCATTCAAAACAGCTCACAGGAAACGTATCCACTGGATACGTTTATCGATAATGTCTACACACCCCTGACAGATGAAGCGATCATGGATTTGTCGGAGAATGCGCAGATAATAGATGGAAAACTGAGCTATGCTGGAACTAAAAATCAGCAGCCTTCTCTTTTAATTGGCCCAAGCCAAAACAAAGAATTGCCAAAGGACTTGCAACTTCATTTTGATACGGAAGAACTCGTCATCAGCAAGGAAAGTAAGGAACTAACTCGCATTCGCTACCACGCGATTCAAACGGAGAGTTTCCAGAGTAAGGAAGATCTAACCCAAGCCATTTCTAAAGATTGGTACCAACAAAATCGGGTCTATATCAGTCTCTTTCTCGTTCTTGGTGCAAGCTTTCTCTTTGGATTGAATTTCTTCATTGTCTCTCTTGGAGCTAGCTTTCTCCTTTATATCACCAAAAAATCACGCCTCTTTTCATTTAGGACCTTTAAAGAGTGCTACCATTTTATCTTGAACTGTTTAGGATTACCCACTCTGATTACGCTTATTTTGGGGCTTTTTGGCCAAAATATGGCAACCCTTATCACTGTACAAAACATTCTTTTTGTTCTTTATCTGGTCACCATTTTTTACAAGACACACTTCCGTGATCCAGATTATCATAAATAG
- a CDS encoding sugar ABC transporter permease, with amino-acid sequence MNNSIKLKRRLTQTLTYLYLIGLSIVIIYPLLITIMSAFKTGNVVAFKLDANVDFSFANFQGLFTETLYGTWYLNTLIIALITMAVQTSIIVLAGYAYSRYNFLARKQSLVFFLIIQMVPTMAALTAFFVMALMLNALNQSWFLIFLYVGGGIPMNAWLMKGYFDTVPMSLDESAKLDGAGHFRRFWQIVLPLVRPMVAVQALWAFMGPFGDYILSSFLLREKEYFTVAVGLQTFVSNVKNLKIAYFSAGAILIALPICILFFFLQKNFVSGLTSGGDKG; translated from the coding sequence ATGAATAACTCAATCAAACTCAAACGTAGACTGACTCAAACCCTCACTTACCTCTACTTGATTGGTCTTTCAATCGTGATTATCTATCCACTTTTGATTACTATTATGTCAGCCTTCAAGACTGGTAACGTCGTAGCTTTTAAACTAGATGCTAACGTCGACTTTAGCTTTGCCAACTTCCAAGGGCTCTTCACTGAAACCTTGTACGGCACTTGGTACCTCAATACTTTGATCATCGCCTTGATTACAATGGCTGTTCAAACAAGTATCATCGTACTTGCTGGTTATGCCTACAGCCGTTACAACTTCTTGGCTCGTAAACAAAGTTTGGTCTTCTTCTTGATTATCCAAATGGTGCCAACTATGGCCGCTTTGACAGCCTTCTTCGTTATGGCCCTTATGTTGAATGCCCTTAACCAAAGCTGGTTCCTCATCTTCCTATATGTCGGTGGTGGTATCCCGATGAATGCTTGGTTGATGAAAGGCTACTTCGACACAGTACCGATGTCTCTTGATGAATCAGCAAAACTAGATGGTGCAGGACACTTCCGTCGCTTCTGGCAAATTGTTCTCCCACTCGTTCGCCCAATGGTTGCAGTACAAGCGCTCTGGGCCTTCATGGGACCTTTCGGAGACTATATCCTCTCTAGTTTCTTGCTTCGTGAGAAAGAATACTTTACAGTTGCCGTTGGTCTACAGACCTTTGTCAGCAATGTGAAAAACTTGAAGATTGCCTACTTCTCAGCAGGTGCTATCCTCATCGCCCTTCCAATCTGTATTCTCTTCTTCTTCCTACAAAAGAACTTTGTTTCAGGACTTACAAGTGGTGGCGACAAGGGATAA
- a CDS encoding carbohydrate ABC transporter permease yields the protein MENQQPSKAALLSVIPGLGQIYNKQKAKGFIFLGVTIVFVLYFLALAAPELHNLITLGDKPGRDNSLFMLIRGAFHLIFVVVYVLFYFSNIKDAHTIAKRINNGIPVPRTFKDMIKGIYENGFPYLLIIPSYVAMTFAIIFPVIVTLMIAFTNYDFQHLPPNKLLDWVGLTNFTNIWSLSTFRSAFGAVLSWTIIWALSASTLQIVIGIFTAIIANQPFIKGKRIFGVIFLLPWAVPAFITILTFSNMFNDSVGAINTQVLPILAKVLPFLDGALIPWKTDPTWTKIALIMMQGWLGFPYIYVLTLGILQSIPNDLYEAAYIDGANAWQKFRNITFPMILAVAAPTLISQYTFNFNNFSIMYLFNGGGPGSVGGGAGSTDILISWIYRLTTGTSPQYSMAAAVTLIISIIVISISMIAFKKLHAFDMEDV from the coding sequence ATGGAAAACCAACAACCTAGCAAAGCAGCCTTGCTTTCAGTGATTCCTGGGTTAGGACAGATTTACAATAAACAAAAGGCCAAAGGTTTTATCTTCCTTGGTGTAACTATCGTATTTGTTCTTTATTTCCTAGCACTTGCAGCCCCTGAATTGCACAATTTGATCACTCTTGGTGACAAGCCAGGTCGTGATAATTCCCTCTTTATGCTGATTCGTGGTGCCTTCCATTTAATCTTTGTAGTCGTTTATGTGCTCTTTTATTTCTCAAATATTAAAGATGCACATACAATCGCAAAACGTATTAACAATGGAATTCCTGTCCCACGTACTTTTAAAGATATGATCAAAGGTATTTATGAGAATGGTTTCCCTTACCTCTTGATCATCCCATCTTACGTCGCTATGACATTTGCGATTATCTTCCCAGTTATCGTAACCTTGATGATTGCGTTTACCAACTATGACTTCCAACACTTGCCACCAAACAAATTGTTGGACTGGGTTGGTTTGACTAACTTTACAAACATCTGGAGCTTAAGTACCTTCCGTTCAGCCTTCGGTGCGGTTCTTTCTTGGACCATCATCTGGGCCTTGTCTGCTTCTACTTTGCAGATTGTGATTGGTATCTTCACTGCTATCATTGCTAACCAACCATTTATCAAAGGAAAACGTATCTTTGGTGTTATTTTCCTTCTTCCTTGGGCTGTTCCAGCCTTCATCACTATCTTGACATTCTCAAACATGTTTAACGATAGTGTCGGAGCGATCAACACTCAAGTATTGCCTATCTTGGCTAAGGTTCTTCCTTTCCTTGACGGTGCTCTTATCCCTTGGAAAACAGACCCAACTTGGACGAAGATTGCCTTGATTATGATGCAAGGTTGGCTAGGATTCCCATACATCTACGTTTTGACTTTGGGTATCTTGCAGTCAATTCCTAACGACCTCTACGAAGCGGCTTATATCGATGGTGCCAATGCTTGGCAAAAATTCCGCAACATCACTTTCCCTATGATTTTGGCTGTTGCAGCACCAACATTGATCAGCCAATACACCTTCAACTTTAACAACTTCTCTATCATGTACCTCTTCAACGGCGGAGGTCCTGGTAGCGTTGGTGGTGGAGCCGGTTCAACTGATATCTTGATCTCATGGATTTATCGCTTGACAACAGGTACATCTCCTCAATACTCTATGGCGGCAGCTGTTACCTTGATCATCTCTATCATTGTCATCTCTATCTCTATGATCGCATTCAAGAAACTACACGCATTTGATATGGAGGACGTCTAA